The following are encoded together in the Culex pipiens pallens isolate TS chromosome 1, TS_CPP_V2, whole genome shotgun sequence genome:
- the LOC120418129 gene encoding pyruvate dehydrogenase [acetyl-transferring]-phosphatase 1, mitochondrial, with product MPALAQKLLVLRSHLLPLVAGHQRSSSFHQAAARYRPSGPPKLSPYDVNCILRGNEHTQEFGSGSVKSYDTNQLASNSPIEDSRTEGSCVHTSGLLLGIFDGHAGPACSQVISKRLMRYLAASLVPPDDLKTHLQNGAQSQSFVDCHNDKLEFVSEIKDIYERSFEIFANELTNTTLAGFQMHQVLENAFLRLDQDLSREALESPSIRTMSVAMSGAVAVVAHIDGPHLHIASTGDCSAVLGTVTDTGQWIAKKLTNEHNSDNVGEVRRLLNEHPATERDTVIRGERLLGQLAPLRALGDFRYKWTREQLEQLVVPQFGEHVIAPYYLTPPYLTACPEITHHILTPRDKFLILASDGLWDTMSPMQTVHLVGEHMYGKAFLQPLKLPKHDITFDEISQMLSTRKAGLQKKPLDRNAATHLIRNALGGTEYGVEHSKLSHMLSLPQDIVRLFRDDITITVVYFDSEYLRNCPT from the exons ATGCCTGCCCTCGCCCAAAAGCTGCTCGTTCTGCGAAGTCATCTGCTGCCGCTGGTGGCCGGCCACCAGCGCAGTAGCAGCTTCCACCAGGCCGCGGCCCGCTACCGGCCGTCCGGCCCACCGAAGCTGTCCCCGTACGAT GTGAATTGCATTCTTCGCGGGAACGAGCACACCCAGGAGTTTGGCAGTGGGTCGGTGAAGAGTTACGACACGAACCAGCTGGCGTCCAACTCGCCGATTGAGGACTCGCGCACCGAGGGCAGCTGCGTGCACACTTCCGGGCTGCTGTTGGGCATATTCGACGGGCACGCGGGGCCGGCCTGCTCGCAGGTGATTAGCAAGCGACTGATGCGATACCTTGCGGCGTCCCTCGTCCCGCCGGACGATTTGAAGACGCACCTGCAGAACGGTGCCCAGAGCCAGTCGTTTGTGGATTGTCACAATGATAAG CTTGAGTTTGTCAGCGAAATCAAGGACATTTACGAGCgtagttttgagatttttgccAACGAGTTGACCAACACCACGCTGGCCGGCTTCCAGATGCACCAGGTGCTGGAGAATGCGTTCCTACGGCTCGACCAGGATCTATCCCGGGAAGCGCTGGAGAGTCCGAGCATCCGGACAATGTCGGTTGCGATGAGTGGAGCGGTAGCGGTGGTCGCCCACATCGACGGTCCACATCTGCACATAGCCTCGACGGGGGACTGTTCGGCCGTGCTGGGGACGGTAACGGACACCGGCCAATGGATCGCAAAGAAGCTCACCAACGAACACAACAGCGACAACGTGGGCGAGGTGCGTCGACTGCTGAACGAACATCCGGCCACCGAACGGGACACCGTCATCCGTGGCGAGCGCCTCCTCGGCCAACTCGCTCCCCTGCGCGCCCTCGGTGACTTCCGGTACAAGTGGACCCGCGAACAGCTCGAACAACTCGTCGTGCCCCAGTTCGGTGAGCACGTGATCGCACCGTACTACCTCACTCCGCCCTACCTGACGGCCTGCCCCGAAATAACCCATCACATCCTGACGCCCCGCGACAAGTTCCTCATCCTGGCCAGCGACGGCCTCTGGGACACGATGAGCCCGATGCAAACGGTCCACCTGGTCGGCGAGCACATGTACGGCAAAGCCTTCCTTCAGCCGCTCAAACTGCCCAAACACGACATCACCTTCGACGAAATCAGCCAAATGCTGAGCACGCGCAAGGCCGGCCTCCAGAAGAAGCCCCTCGACCGGAACGCCGCCACCCACCTGATCCGGAACGCGCTCGGCGGCACCGAGTACGGCGTCGAGCACTCGAAGCTCTCGCACATGCTGTCCCTGCCGCAGGACATTGTGCGGCTGTTCCGCGACGACATCACCATCACCGTGGTGTACTTTGACTCCGAGTACCTGCGGAATTGCCCCACCTAG